TCTTGCTGGTCACCGGCGCAGGTGGCTCGCTGGGCAGTGTCATTGAAGCCACCGAGATCGGCACCATGCTGGTCGACAGCGTCTTCCGTGAAACACAGTCTGCACTCGGCATGATCCTGCTTACCTATGGGCTGGCCGCGATCTTTCGTATCGCTCAAGGCTCGGGAACCGTGGCTGGTATTACCGCCATGACCATCATGGCTGGAGCCGCTGCAACAGGAACGGTTGACCCACTATGGATCGCACTCGCCGCCCTTTCTGGAGGAATCAGTATCGGCCACGTCAATGACAGTGGTTTCTGGATTACCACCCAATTGGCGGGCTTCAGCGTGCGTGGCGGATTCAAGACCTACACACTCGGCGAAGCGCTGGTGTCACTGACAATCCTTGGACTGACACTGATCGGCGCAACCATCTGGCCGTAATGCGTCATCAAGACCGGTCGAGCGCGGTTCTCGGGGAATATCATCAATGAAGCGCGCTCTGGCCTCCGGCGATGGCACCATGCAGCGATCACGACGACCAAACAGGCGATACCGGTTACGGGCGAGCCAGCGATATCCGGCATCCCGCCAGGAGCGCGGTATCACCCGAATCACCCGTAACCATCGCCAGCGGCCAGGCAGGCGACCAAGCACAGCAATCACCGCATCACTCTCCTGCAGCGGACGACCATTGGCGAAGAACAGAAAAGTTGAAGGGTCTGAGGAATCAATCCCGAAACGTTCGGCAAGATACTGACCATAAGGCGACTGGATCGCGGAGAAGCGGATAGCGCCGTGGCGGTCGATGCGCAACAACCACTGGACCTGTGCAGAACAGAAGTTGCACAGCCCATCGAACACCATCAGCCCATCCGGTTCCTGAGCTGAAGCTGCTGGGGTTGTCGAGGCGTTGTCTACCCGGCTGACGGGATCGACCGGCATATTCATGGCTCCTGTCGCTGACGTCAGGGTAACACGCCTGCCTCCATGGCCGCTGGCCTCACGACTCCGTAGATGTAATCAGTCCGGCTTCGACCAGCGCGGTGGCACCGCTGATATCTGGTAGACACTCCCCCGCAGCGAGCCGTTCCAGAATCTGCAGTTCCTGACGCTGTAGCTCCAGGGTGTGATCCGCTACGGCATCCACTTCGTCTGGCGTCAGCACCACCACCCCATTCTCGTCGGCCAGCACGATATCACCGGCGTTGACGGATACACCGCCGACGCTGACCGGGTGATTCAGGCTGCCGCCCTGGTTGAGCAGTCGCGTGGTCAAGGGTGAGACTCCACGACTCCACACCGGAAAGCGCCGCTGACGAATGGTTGCAAGGTCGGTAGCCATGCCATCGATCACCACACCAGCAATACCAGCACGGCTGGCGACCTCCGTCAGCACCCCACCCCAACAGGCATGACGACGATCGCCCTGACGCTCGATCACCAACACATCGCCAGGACGCAGCAGGCGCATGGCGTGACTGAGCAAGGTGCCATCCGCCGCTGGCAGCGACAAGGTGACGGCAACCCCCGCGATACGCACTTCATCCAACTGACAACGAATCTGCGGTTCGACGAAGCCACGATGATGGAAATGGCCGATGGTCGCCGTCTCACATTCCAGCAGGCGCTGCCGACGTTCCTCGGACAGTGGCTCGGGCATGGGCGCAATCGTATACATGGGTCATCAATCTCCAGGTGTGGGCAGCCTCGGGACAAGCTCGATAACGGCCTGCGCAGGCCGTTACTCGGACCATGCTCGAAAGGTGGCCTGTTCTCAAACAAGGCTCGGCAGGAAAGTCACCAACCCCGGCAGCAGATAGAACAGCAGCATACCGAGCAGGAAACACAGCACGATCGGCCAGGCTGCCGCGAAGATGGTCGGCATCGAGACACTCGGTGCACCACCCTTGATGGCGAACAGGTTATAGCCAAACGGCGGCGTCAAACTGCCGATGGCGAGGTTGATCAAAAACAGCGTCCAGAACCAGATTGGATCGAACTCATAGGCTTTTACCAGCGGTGCATAGATCGGGATGACCACCATCATGAAGGCGATCTGATCGATGAACATGCAGGCCAGCAGCGGGATCACCATCAGCACCAGGAACATCAACGCAGGGTCGAGATTCAGGCTGGATGCTGTCGCCACCAGACCGGCCGTGGCACCGGTAAAGGACAACAACTGACTGAACAGCTTGGAACAGGCCAGAATGGTGATGATCATGGCGCTGATCGACAATGACGACAGCAGTGACTCTCCGGCCATCTTCAGGCTGAAGCGACGGTAATAACAGGCGACCAGAATCGCGCCCAATACGCCGGTAGCTGCTGATTCGGAAGGCGTCGCCACACCCAGCATCATCAACCCCAGCACCGCGAAGATGATGATGCTGAATGGCGCCATATTGGCCAACGCCTTCACTCGCTCTTTCCAGGTCCGATCACCGACATCATCGGCAGCCGGTGCACAGGATGGGTCCTTGATCAGGCAGAAGACGACATAGGCCACAAACAGCAGTGCCAGCACGATACCGGGAATGACACCGGCAATCAGCAACCTGGCAATCGAGACATCGACCATCGAACCGATGATGATCACCATCAGACTTGGCGGAATGATCGCCGCAAGGCCGGCGCCCCCAAGTATCAAGCCGATCGACAGGCGATCCTCGTAGCCACGCTCCTGCATGGTCGGTAATGCAGAGCGGCTGAGCATTGCGGTGACAGCCAGCCCTGAGCCTGACAGCGCGCCGAATAGTGTCGATAACGCCACTACGAAGAAGTAAAGGCGTCCCTTGATACGCCCCATGAGCGTATCGAGTGAGTCGAAGATCACGTCGATGGAACCGGATCGAAACAGCAACTCGCCCATCAGCACGAACAGTGCAATGGTTGTCAGTGTCTCAGAGGTCACGGTGTCATAGACGCTATTGGAGAATAGCCCGAAGCCCGCCGTACCCATCAACCACAGGGTGCCGATGACGTTGATCGCCAGGAAGGCCACGAAGATCGGCACCCCCATGGCAAACAGGATCATCAGCAGGGTGATGGCGAGGCCGAGCGTGACATACCATTCCATCAATCAGCGCTCCTGCTCAATGTCGTCATGCGGCCACTCAACGCTGTCCGGCAACAGACAGCGGCGCAGGAAGTACAGCGCAGTGCCGACGAAGCCATAGCCGATAAAGGCCGATATCCAGAACTTGGGAATACTCAGACCCATGGCGGTTGTGGTGCCGCTACTGAACTGCCTCAGTGTCTCACTGACCAGCATCCAGGCCGCAATCAGACAGATGGCCCCGGCCACCAGCGCGATAACGCGCTCATAGTGGCGACGAACACGCCCCACCATCTGCTCCTGGAGAACTGTAATCGCGATATGTCCCTGACGCCTCGCCAGCTCGGGCATCGCCAGACTCGCAGCAATACACAGACAATAGGCAATCACCGAGCTCGACCACAGGGTCGGTGCATTGAAGAAATAGCGCGCCACTACCTCGATCCAGTAGGCGACGACGATGCCGCACAATGCGGCACCGCCAAGCAGGAAACCAAAGTGTGTCAGCCGGTCCTGAACACGCAGCAATGCGTTCAGCATATTCATTGCCTCACGCTCACGGTGTCATGCCGTTCTGCTCGGCAATCTCACGCATGCGGGTCACGGCTTCCGGCGATTTCTCCATACCCAACTGCCAGATGCCTTCAGTCATCAGCTCATCCAGACGCTCGGCATCCTCGGCAGCAAAGTGGGTTTCCTGCATCCCCAACTCCTCGAGTGCCGCCCATTCCTCGCTCGCCAACTGATCAAGAACCGGCACGATCTCGGTTTCCAGTGCCTTACCCTGCTCCAGCAATGCGGTCTGTTCAGCTTCAGGCAGTTGCTGGAAGCGGTTCAGGTTCATCAGCAGGTAGGTATAGGTCTGGCCAAAGGTCGGCTTGGTGAAATAACCAGCCACCTCATCCCAGCCCAGGTCCTTGACGCCATTGAGCCCCCAGGCAGCGCCATCGATGACGTTACGATCGAGTGCCGAATAGACATCACCGCTGGCCATCAGTACCGGTGTACCGCCCAGTCCCTGGGTGACGCTGGAGTAGGACGGACTACCACGCAGGCGCCGCCCTTCAAGGCTGGGAGCACCATCGATGGGCTCCTTGAGCACATACTGGAAGCCACTGGAGCCAAGCGGAACGATAGCCAGCAGCTTGATGCCGAGTTCGTTGTACTGGCCGTCGATGAAGTCCCACAAGCCAGACTCACGTGTTCTAGCGGGATCCACCGGAACCGAATCCATGGCCGCGCCAACCCCGGTGGTATTGGTGTGGTAGGCACCATGGGTATAGAGCACATCAAATACCCCGGCGGAGACCGGCTCCAACTGCTCGAAAGGAGGTACAACGTCAGGGCCGCTGAGGTTGAACGATAACTCGCCCTGCGAAGCGCTCTCTACCATGTCGATATAGCGCTCCGCCACTTCCCGGGTATAGGCCGATGTCGCGGTATAACTGGTCAACATGCGCAGATCAGTGGCCGATGCCTGGCTACATGCCAGCACCAGAGCCGCCAGGCTCAGGGTCTTGAGTACAGGTTTCATGGGATTCTCTCATTGTTTTGTGGATCCTCTGAATCAAGTGCCGTCACAGGTGAGCACGGTGTCGCGTGGTGACTCACTCTGCTCGGTGACTTTTCAGAGCAACCTTTGTGTCTTGTTCTGGAATCGGTAAGGAAATCTCTGTCGCAGCCGTACTGCTTCAGGCTAGCCAGTCGTGACCATTGCAGTCAACGAGAAACAAGCGGTTGGTTCTTGGTATTTTTAATACTGTGAATTTATAAAATTTATACTAGAAAACATTTCAATTAATCAGCACGAAAAATCACTGCATTTCGCCCTTTCATCTTCATTAAACCTATCCATATATCGAATAAATTCATCAACAAAGGCTTGCCCTGCCAGCGTCAATGCATCCTTCTTCCACAGCAGGTACAGCTCGATATCGCAGATGCCGCCATCTGGCGGAAGCTTCTTCAATCTCGCCCTTGCCACTTCAACATCTGCACTGTGTTGGGGCAGGCAGCCAATACCGTAGCCAGCCACCAGCAGCCGCACAATTTCGTCATAGTCAGGAGAGGTAGCGATCACCTTGCCGGTAAACCCATGCTGATCGCGAAAGATCGTCAACGGCGAGAGGCTACCGCCAATCATATCGCTGGAGAAAGACACGAACTCCTCATTGGCCAGCGCCTCGAGGCCAACTGAATCACTATCAAACAGAGGATGGTGAACACCGCAGTACATGGAGTAACGCTGTCGCAGGAAGAAGTGCCGCTCAAGCCCCTTGACCGGCCGCGGCGCAAGGCCAATACCAATGGTAGCGGTCGCCGTCTTGACCGTATCGATAATGTCGTCGCTGCGCATCACTTCCAGATGGACATTGATCGCTGGAAAGCGGGACCGAAAGTGGCTCCAGAAGCCGTCATAGGCATCCGAGAGTATGCGGCTTGCGGCCAGCACCTTGATCTCACCAACGACATCATTGTCTACCGACGACAGCAGCAGTGGCAGCCTGGCAATATCACCATTCACTGCCTCGGCGATATCGTAGACATGCTGGCCGGAACTGGTGAGATAGAAATGTCCGCCACTGCGTTCGATCAGCTTCCTGTCGAGCTGGGTTTCGAGCCTGCGCAGCGCCTGGCTGACGGCAGACTGGGTGAGGTGCAGCCGAGCCGAGGCGGCGCTGATGCTTTGCATCTGCACAATAACCTGAAAGGTGCGCAGGAGATTCCAGTCCAGCCTGTCCATCAGCACTCCCCTTTATTGTTCACCCAAGTTCACCCACATCGCTCACTTGCGTTGTCCTCTTGCCGGCATCAATCCCGCATGCAGCCATCTCGGCATTGAAGCATATCAGTATAGGTAATATCGACTATCAGAATTGATCCATTGACCGCTCTTTCGACGCCATGCAAATCT
This Halomonas huangheensis DNA region includes the following protein-coding sequences:
- the dctP gene encoding TRAP transporter substrate-binding protein DctP — its product is MKPVLKTLSLAALVLACSQASATDLRMLTSYTATSAYTREVAERYIDMVESASQGELSFNLSGPDVVPPFEQLEPVSAGVFDVLYTHGAYHTNTTGVGAAMDSVPVDPARTRESGLWDFIDGQYNELGIKLLAIVPLGSSGFQYVLKEPIDGAPSLEGRRLRGSPSYSSVTQGLGGTPVLMASGDVYSALDRNVIDGAAWGLNGVKDLGWDEVAGYFTKPTFGQTYTYLLMNLNRFQQLPEAEQTALLEQGKALETEIVPVLDQLASEEWAALEELGMQETHFAAEDAERLDELMTEGIWQLGMEKSPEAVTRMREIAEQNGMTP
- a CDS encoding LysR family transcriptional regulator, with the translated sequence MDRLDWNLLRTFQVIVQMQSISAASARLHLTQSAVSQALRRLETQLDRKLIERSGGHFYLTSSGQHVYDIAEAVNGDIARLPLLLSSVDNDVVGEIKVLAASRILSDAYDGFWSHFRSRFPAINVHLEVMRSDDIIDTVKTATATIGIGLAPRPVKGLERHFFLRQRYSMYCGVHHPLFDSDSVGLEALANEEFVSFSSDMIGGSLSPLTIFRDQHGFTGKVIATSPDYDEIVRLLVAGYGIGCLPQHSADVEVARARLKKLPPDGGICDIELYLLWKKDALTLAGQAFVDEFIRYMDRFNEDERAKCSDFSC
- a CDS encoding TRAP transporter large permease, with product MEWYVTLGLAITLLMILFAMGVPIFVAFLAINVIGTLWLMGTAGFGLFSNSVYDTVTSETLTTIALFVLMGELLFRSGSIDVIFDSLDTLMGRIKGRLYFFVVALSTLFGALSGSGLAVTAMLSRSALPTMQERGYEDRLSIGLILGGAGLAAIIPPSLMVIIIGSMVDVSIARLLIAGVIPGIVLALLFVAYVVFCLIKDPSCAPAADDVGDRTWKERVKALANMAPFSIIIFAVLGLMMLGVATPSESAATGVLGAILVACYYRRFSLKMAGESLLSSLSISAMIITILACSKLFSQLLSFTGATAGLVATASSLNLDPALMFLVLMVIPLLACMFIDQIAFMMVVIPIYAPLVKAYEFDPIWFWTLFLINLAIGSLTPPFGYNLFAIKGGAPSVSMPTIFAAAWPIVLCFLLGMLLFYLLPGLVTFLPSLV
- a CDS encoding TRAP transporter small permease; its protein translation is MNMLNALLRVQDRLTHFGFLLGGAALCGIVVAYWIEVVARYFFNAPTLWSSSVIAYCLCIAASLAMPELARRQGHIAITVLQEQMVGRVRRHYERVIALVAGAICLIAAWMLVSETLRQFSSGTTTAMGLSIPKFWISAFIGYGFVGTALYFLRRCLLPDSVEWPHDDIEQER
- a CDS encoding thiol-disulfide oxidoreductase DCC family protein; its protein translation is MPVDPVSRVDNASTTPAASAQEPDGLMVFDGLCNFCSAQVQWLLRIDRHGAIRFSAIQSPYGQYLAERFGIDSSDPSTFLFFANGRPLQESDAVIAVLGRLPGRWRWLRVIRVIPRSWRDAGYRWLARNRYRLFGRRDRCMVPSPEARARFIDDIPREPRSTGLDDALRPDGCADQCQSKDCQ
- a CDS encoding RraA family protein; translated protein: MYTIAPMPEPLSEERRQRLLECETATIGHFHHRGFVEPQIRCQLDEVRIAGVAVTLSLPAADGTLLSHAMRLLRPGDVLVIERQGDRRHACWGGVLTEVASRAGIAGVVIDGMATDLATIRQRRFPVWSRGVSPLTTRLLNQGGSLNHPVSVGGVSVNAGDIVLADENGVVVLTPDEVDAVADHTLELQRQELQILERLAAGECLPDISGATALVEAGLITSTES